The nucleotide sequence TTTCAAGAATCTATCTCTATGATGGCAGAAAAGTTTTGCAATTCACTTCTGGACCTAAAGATTCAAATCCAAAGTCCTCGCCAGACGGAAAGTTCATAGCATTCACTTCAAAGAGAGACAAAGAGAGCAAAGAGGTCGAGCTTTACTTGATTCCAACGACAGGCGGAGAAGCTAAGCTTTTAACTAGGTTTAAATATGGAATCAACGACTTTGAATTCTCTCCCGATGGGAAAGCTCTCGCCGTTATTTCACCAGTAGAGGTTGAAAGAGAACGCAAAAAGGAAAAGGATGATGTCCACATAATCAAAGAGATACCATTCTGGTTCAACGGGATAGGCTGGATTTACGGAAAGAGAGCTCAAATTTTCTTAGTTAACACAGAGAGCGGGCGAAAGAGAAAGCTAATTAAGGGAAAGCTAAACATCCTAACTCTCAAGTGGAGCGACGATGGAAGTAAAATCTACTTTGTTGCTCAAGAAGACAGAGAAAGGAAGCCAATGATAAGCGACCTTTACGTTTTAGATGTTAAGAGCAAGAAGATTGAAAAGCTCACCGATTCTAAGTGGCGCATTGGAGACTTTGTGATAATTGATGAAAAGCACTTTGTTTTAAGAATGAGCACCCTTGAGCGCGGTATTGCTACAAACATGCACCTCTACCTCTTTAACGTCAAGACAAAGGGGATTAAAAAGCTCACCGAAAAGCTCGATCGCTCAGCATACAACTCACTTAACTGCGATGTGAGAGGAAAGTCAAGAAATCCGCTGATTTACAAGGATGGCTGGGTTTACTACATAGCAACAGATGGACCGAGGGCGAACCTCTTTAGAGTAGATTTGGAAGGAAACATTGAGCGTGTTATTGCCGGTGATAGGAGTATTGAAACTTTTGGAATTGGAAACTACATAGCGTTTATTGCTCAAGATGCAGTAACTCCAACAGAACTGTACATTCTAAGAGACGGCAAAGAGAAGAAGGTTACGAACTTCAACGAGTGGATCAAGGAGTATAAGCTTTCAAAACCTGAGCACTTCAAAGTTAAGGCAAGCGATGGCGTAGAAATTGATGCATGGATAATGAGACCAGTGGACTTTAAAGAAGGCAAAAAGTATCCTGCCATTCTCGAAATCCATGGAGGTCCAAAGACGGCCTATGGCTACTCCTTCATGCATGAGTTCCACGTTTTAACCTCTAGAGGGTTTGTAGTAATATTCAGCAATCCAAAAGGAAGCGACGGCTACGGGGAGGAGTTTGCAGACATTAGGGAGCACTACGGCGAAAGGGACTATCAAGATTTAATGGAAGTTGTGGATGAAGCCTTGAAGCGCTTTGACTTCATTGATGCTGAAAGAATTGGAGTTACCGGCGGTTCTTATGGCGGCTTCATGACGAACTGGATAGTTGGACACACGAATAGATTTAAGGCAGCAGTAACCCAGCGCTCCATTTCCAACTGGGTGAGCTTCTTTGGAACGACTGATATAGGCTACTACTTCGCTCCAGATCAAATCGGAGAAGACCCATGGAGCAATTTTGAAGGGTACTGGGAGAAATCGCCTCTAAAATATGCTCCCAACGTTGAAACACCGCTTTTGATAATCCACTCAGTTGAGGACTACCGCTGCTGGCTTCCAGAGGCATTGCAGCTTTTCACAGCACTAAAGTATTTTGGAAAAACTGTTGAGCTGGCAGTCTTTCCAAGAGAAAATCATGACTTATCAAGGAGTGGAAAGCCGAAACATAGAGTCAAGAGGCTTGAGCTAATTGTTGGGTGGTTTGAGAGATGGCTCAAAAAAGGAAAGAATTAAGCTTCCCAAATGTTATATATGCGTTTTCTATTTTCAAACGCTTCTTTCCCACCTTCCATTATATTAACAATCTGTTTTTGAATTTCTTTTTTATCTATACTACCTTGATCAGGGTAGAAACTGTTATCCTCATTTTTACATATAATGACATTATCACTGTCTCCCAAAACCACTATATTGGAATTATGGGTGGCAAAAATGAATTGCTGAGTTTGTTTCTTTTCTAATACTTTTTTTATAATGGCATCATAAATGGTATTATTGTCAATGTCATCCTCTGGCTGATCGATGATAACTGGTGAATTGCTTTCTAACAGTACTAAAGATAATAATGCTGTCGCTCTTTGGCCTATGGAGAGTTTTTCAATGTTCTTAAACTTCCCATCACTAGTCTTGTATTCTATTACAACTTTATCCGGAGGTTGATACGTAAGAAGTTTAAAAAGTGCTTCGTTATCCTCGAGCTTCTTTTTTAATTTAGATAACTCGTTTTGCGTCAGGATGGATTTAATTCTGTCAGTTTCATTTATAAGTGAATTACAGAGAGACCTTCCATCCTTGAATTGTTCAACAAGTACCATTCTTTTTGATTCACGCAAGCCTGTACCTCTAAAGAGGTCTTCAACAAATCTACTAAAGCTTACCTTGTCCCCTTTATGCTCAACTGAAATCCTAATAACGGAAATACTCTCGTTAATTTTTGATGAATATTCCTTTCTAAGTTTGTATATTTCCCAACGGATATTAGCTAGTTCATCAAGTTTCT is from Thermococcus paralvinellae and encodes:
- a CDS encoding S9 family peptidase produces the protein MKKIDIKDLGKFKLVGGLDVYKSKTAFTVTEISLEKDDYFSRIYLYDGRKVLQFTSGPKDSNPKSSPDGKFIAFTSKRDKESKEVELYLIPTTGGEAKLLTRFKYGINDFEFSPDGKALAVISPVEVERERKKEKDDVHIIKEIPFWFNGIGWIYGKRAQIFLVNTESGRKRKLIKGKLNILTLKWSDDGSKIYFVAQEDRERKPMISDLYVLDVKSKKIEKLTDSKWRIGDFVIIDEKHFVLRMSTLERGIATNMHLYLFNVKTKGIKKLTEKLDRSAYNSLNCDVRGKSRNPLIYKDGWVYYIATDGPRANLFRVDLEGNIERVIAGDRSIETFGIGNYIAFIAQDAVTPTELYILRDGKEKKVTNFNEWIKEYKLSKPEHFKVKASDGVEIDAWIMRPVDFKEGKKYPAILEIHGGPKTAYGYSFMHEFHVLTSRGFVVIFSNPKGSDGYGEEFADIREHYGERDYQDLMEVVDEALKRFDFIDAERIGVTGGSYGGFMTNWIVGHTNRFKAAVTQRSISNWVSFFGTTDIGYYFAPDQIGEDPWSNFEGYWEKSPLKYAPNVETPLLIIHSVEDYRCWLPEALQLFTALKYFGKTVELAVFPRENHDLSRSGKPKHRVKRLELIVGWFERWLKKGKN